The window GGGTTAAGGGGGTTGTGACgcgggtggggaggcagggtttgggggttgctgttgaggaggatggggagggggaggtggtggggggggataGGAGGGTTTGGATTGTCAAGTTGGCTGATGAGGTGAcgtggaagaggatgaatgggacgatggagaagatggccaagatggcggagggggagtacTCTTATTTTATGAGGGTTCTCTTTGGCCTGACCACACCTTCGCCTGTTCCAGAGGATTTGAGCAAGGatgaagaggtgggagaaggaaagaTAAAGTGGTTTGATACCAGTTTGAACGAGTCGCAGAAGGATGCTATTAGGTTTGCGTTGAAGAGTCAGGAGATTGCTCTTATTCATGGCCCGCCGGGGGTAAgtttcttgttttttcttgttttttccctttttctttttataTACCAACTTACCCCCCAAAAAGACAGGGAAAACCCACACCCTAATCGAACTAattctccaactcctcgccctcaaccccaaatCCCGCATCCTCGTCTGCGGCCCCTCCAATATCTCGGTAGACAACATCGTTGAGCGCCTCTCCCCGCACAAAATCCCCTTGATCCGCCTCGGCCACCCCGCCCGTTTGCTGCCCTCCGTCCTGAACCACTCTCTCGACGTCTTGACTCGCACCAGCGAGGCGGGGGCCATCGTCAAGGACGTCAGGGCCGAAATGGACGCCAAGCAAGCGTCTATTCGAAAAACCCGCTccgggaaggagaggaaggccATCTACGCTGATTTGAAGGAGTTGCGCAAGGAGTATAGACAGCGAGAGAAAAAGTGCGTGAGTGATCTCGTTGCCAAAAGCAAAGTCGTGCTCGCAACGCTTCATGGCTCAGGGGGGTACCAGTTACGAGACGAAAAGTTTGACGTGGTGATTATTGACGAGGCGTCGCAGGCGTTGGAGGCGCAGTGTTGGGTTGCCTTGCTGTCGGCTAAGAAGGCAATCTGTGCTGGTGATCATTTGCAGTTGCCGCCGACTATCAAAAGCTTGAACTCTTCTTCAAAGACTTCTTCTACCtctggggagaagaagactgcaaAGACCAAGAAAGACACCGCCGCGAGCAGTACCCCCCCAACTATCCCGAAAGGTGCCACGTTGGAAACGACATTGTTCGACAggctcctctccctccacggGCCCAAAATCAAAAGGATGCTCACCACCCAGTACCGGATGCACGAATCTATCATGCGGTTCCCTTCTGATGAGCTATATGAAGGGAAGCTGATTGCTGCGGAGGGGGTCAAGGCTAGGTTGTTGAACCAGCTGCCTGATGTGAGGGATGTTGATGAGACGAGGGAGCCGTTGGTTTTTATTGATACCCAGGGCGGGGATTTTCCGGAGAAgaccgaggatgaggaggaggaggagaagaagaagaagggagtGACGAAGAGGAGTTTGTATGGGGATAGTAAGAGGAATGAGGGGGAGGcgatgttggtgagggagcaCGTGAGATGTTTGGTGGAGGACGGGGGGGTGAGGGCCGAGGATGTGGCGGTTGTTAGTCCGTATAATGCGCAGGTATGTTTCTCTCTCACTTCTATCCAAGCGGCTACATTAGAGCTGCCAGGCACTGGTTGGTTCACTTGATGAAGACCCGAGGGGGAGAAACATCATCGGTTGCTACTAGTGTAGGCGTGGAGGAGTCACGGAGACCAGAAGCTTGGTTGGATGTGACGGAGACCGGATCGTATGGTTTACGAAGAGGTTAACCCCCATCCGATCACTCGGGACGAGGTGATGAGACGGCACGCGGTTCGGACCCGTCTGCCATCCACACCCGCGCTACCAAGAGCTTTACTCATTCTAATGCTCGGGAGACCCTATACGGTTCGGACGGGACGGGAGAGAGTCAAGATCGTCCGGCCTCCATGCTCTCCGCCATGATCCATCCGAAAGATAGGACGACCATGAGATCATTTGTCATCGCTACCAGCAAACAACACCCCtctctttccttctctccttccAGAATCCGGGGCCGAACATGGACGAGGGTTCAGGCCGTTCAACGTCAAACCTCGAGCATAAGGCAAAGAGTACCAAGCTAACCATGCGATAATCTAGCTCGCCCTCCTGGCCCCCCTCAAAGAGCAATACCCCGGCATAGAACTCGGCTCAGTCGACGGGTTCCAAGGCcgggaaaaagaagcagtGATCGTCACGCTTGTGCGAAGCAACTCGGACGGAGAGGTCGGTTTCCTTGCCGAGAAGAGAAGACTCAACGGTACGTTTATTCTATTTTATTCTGGCGGATTAGTTCGGGTAGTAGGATCAGGTTGCACGACGTCAGTGCGCTGCATGGCATATACGCATGGCGGCATGAACACACAACACACGTTACTGTAGTGTATAGGAGATGGGCGTCAATGCGAGGGGTATGGTATGGTATGGCATGGCATTAGATGAGATGCTAATTTGGACTGTAATACACTGTAGTGGCCATGACACGGCCAAAGAGGTCGTTGACTGTGATTGGGGATTCGGAGACGGTCAAGAAGTGAGTAGCTACTGCTCCATTTTTGAAACCTTTGCGGATGTAATACTAACACTTGGATGGCAGAGGCAGCAAATTCCTCAAAAAGTGGATGGAGTTCTTGGAAGAGAATGCAGACTTGCGCTATCCGGACCTTGCTTCTCTCACGGCTGCTGCAGCAGCTGCTGCGAAGGCATGAATCTGATGCGGGGGCaagcgggaggggggacgtATGATAGAGACATACCAGGTCGCCACCATGAAATCCAAGGAACGAGTTCCCGTTCCCGTCTTTATGCGATAATTCAGGCCTGAAAAGCAAGTGAGGTCCAACAAATGGGAGGGTCTCAAGATCTGGTTAGGGAGGGTGTTATCCCCCAGTTGGACCCATGGTCTGGTTGTGGCTGACCCAGGAAGAACGTTTGGTTCGGGCTCGTCGATTCGGAGAATTATTGGCCTTGGTTCCAGGCTAAAGTGAAGAGACACGTCCTCGTTGTGAATCGCGGggttttttcctttccttctGTAAGACATGACTGGGGCCATGTCTTGAAAGCTCTTGGACATGTTTGTTCACGAATCGCGTGGCTCCAAGACATCACATTGCAGCGTGGTGTTTTGGATCGGAAGAGGTCGTTTCCCGTCACAATTGGCTGTCTGTTGTCTCTTTTGCTTGGCCCCCGTTGAAGGTGCCTCAGAGAGAGCCTTCTCAGCGGAAAGTTCAGACGGCGACATTTCTGTACCATGTATGACCCCTGCTGTTTCAGATGACCCCCCGCCTGTGGGGTTGAGTGGCCAGTGCTTCTTGAAACGGCTCGGCTTTCAGCGGGGCTGGTTCTCCCTTGGCGTCCGTCTCCAATGACAGCCATCGAACTGCAAGATGGCAGGACGATTCGCATGATTCGAACCAGATTCTACgggagggaagaggttgtCTAGAACTTCAAactttggaggagggcagcaTGCTTCCGTATCGCTACAGAGAAGGAAAGGCAAGCGAAAGGGAATACCCCGTTGTAATGTGCTTGCCTCCTCGACTGTGCAGATTGGCGAGGGTTGGACGTTTTATCGATAGCAGTGTATCATCGTCCTCGTATTGTTCCGTCCTGCCCTGCCCCCCGCCAGAGAGAGGATGGCACTTTGTGTCACCCGTGCGCCCGCGCTGCTTCCCTGTTGGAGTCTCATCGTGATAGTGGGTTGAAGGTGTGTCGGCGATCTGTTGTTTTCGATCTTTTGGCGGGACTGGGAGACAAGCGCGGTGGTTGTTCGGAGACGCGGAGACgacaccaccctccttgTCAACAAACAGCCGCGGTCCTCCCAAGATGGTTGCACAAACTGGGGATTGGTGGTGATAGATGAATTGATGCGCTGCGCTACCGTGCTGCAGCGAGTTATCCTTCTTTGGGGAGGCCGGGTTGCTGGATGGCAAAGCTTTGTTGCCCGCTCGCTGAAAGGGCTTGCATGTGTGTGCGGACATAGGCCGCGTAtcaaggaggtgggagacaagaaggagaagcgcgCATTTATTTGGAGTGTCATCTGCTCACTTTCTCAATTGGACGCACACCCTCAGGTTGGGTGACGATGCTACCTTGCAGCATCCCCCGGATGACATGTTTCTGTGGGAGAAGCGGAGATCTTATTCCAGCGACCCCGACAATAATATGATGGACCCCTCCAGGATtttgggagttgaaggaCGGGAATGATGACATTTGGCGAAGATCAAACTTGAGCGATAGAAGTGATGATGAAAGACCGGGCCTTCGATCTGGTCCGCTCCTCCCTTGCTCGGTTGCTCTTGCGGTCAACGGCCAGCTTCCCTCAAAACTGGAAAGCGTGGGGTTGGCACCTGCATCTTGCTTGAAAATATATCGACCAgccgcggtggtggagtggagATTAggtcacacacacaacctCCAGACTCCCATATCCGATatcgtcaccaccaagccaccTTCATTGTGTCGTTTGCGATATCCGCATTGACGTTGATATCTTTTATTGTCGTTTCTTTTTGTACCGTTGGTGGAGTTGGTTGATCTGGACTGTTCAACGAACCCCTGGACAGCGCGGCCACCCAGCGATACCAAAGCAGGTATAGCGCTGACTGGGGCTCGCGCTGCGCAAAAGCCACGCGATGGCCTGGTTGTCTGTCTTCCCTTGCTTCGAGTATAGGTACTCTGTATCTACACAGCGCACAGGGTGTTACAACCGAGTGCAATTCACCAAAGGGAACATTGCACAAGCGAGCCCCCCTAATATCGCGGCCGGCGATTTCAGGGATTCCTTCCAGAAGCTGCAATGGATATAGATGAAGCTGCCCGCAAAAGGGCATGAAAGAGGGCGGCACAGGGCATCGCCGAAGGGATTCTACAACAATGCGCCCAATTCCAGCCTCAAGCACTCGGCAGCCGCTTCCGCGATGAGTTgtccaacacccacctcgaGGTGCAGATGGATGCAGGCACGCGCCGGAATACAACTTGCCCCTCCTGCCTGACTGTGACTGTTCTGGAACCGGCCAGCAGTTCATCGCATCTCTATTCCTTTCTTTTTCGACCAACCATACTTGAGCCTCTCTTCTGTCTGATCTTGGTCGGGCATCGGGGTGAACATCTACAACACAACCTATCAAACTCACGGACTCTTCACCAGCCGTTGCAAGGGTTCGAGGGACCCCGGCAAAGCCCAAATCAAGACAAGACCCACCGCCTCCGTTCTCCACCGCAGCGGCCCCAAGcgcaaccccccctcaccatccccctcccctccatcaccgtcGCATCAAGTCTGCGATCCTTGCTCTTGCagcagcgccgccgccgggcaACCTGGAGCAGTCAAGAATCCGCCGCGCGCAGCATTAAATATCCGCCCACTGCCCACTGCCCAGTGGCGCGCTGCCTGCGGAAGAGTGATGGGGCGACGTGCTTCTGTCCAACTGTTTACACTGGCCTGCACCACCCTCTGCAGCTCCGCGTCGACCCGGTGGGCCAGGCAGGTTATAGGTTGTTGATAGCTCTCTGTCCTTGGTCCTCTTGCCTTCAGCCGGCACCGCTTCCCCCCCGtctcacagcagcaacagaggAGGAGCCGCATTGCTGGCCATGTGGAACTTGTAACGGTGAGACGTTGGAAGAAGGAAACTGTGCGTCGGGACCCAGGATTATCCTCCGCAAGGCACTCTGGAACCGGCGAATCACGACTCACTCctcgccatcaacacctgTTTTGTGCCCAGATGGCTGTGACAGTCGAAGCCCATATCTGCTCACTCTAACCCAATTTCTTCAtccgacccctccctcttttcccaaAAGCCTGTCGTTACCGTTATCgaaaaaaggggaaaaaaaaaaaaaaggtccGTTGTAGACAACGCCGATCAATATGCCGAGCATATTCGGAAGGTCTGGCTCCAGCACTCCGGCCGGGGCCCGTGCCAAGACCGGGAAGTCGATCCGGGGTGCCATCATCTCGGCCCCGATCCCGATACCCAGCActgtcgatgatgacgagTTCCCCATGCGCAAACCCGGATCTGCAAAGGCATCGACAGTCACCGACGAAGAGTTTCCGATTAGAAGACCGGGAACAGGAATTGCCACGCCTTTACCCCTGGCTGATGAGCATTCGCCATCACTGGACGGGAAGCACGAGCGCGACCATGAAAAGGGAAGCGGAGACGAGAGGGATCTTCCAGACGAGGTGGTTCCCGTATCCTCCATGTTGGGCGGCGCTGTCGACAAGGAGACTGGCGAGATCATTCCCGAAGCGCCGTCAGATCCACCACCTGGGCCTCCGTCTCGCTTGAGTACTCCGGCCGGGGCGCCGCCGGCACCACGAACTGCGTCCACAACGCCACCAAATCGCACCTCACCGCGAGGACCTTCGCCGCAAGGGATTTCGCCATCTAGAGTGTCACCGCCGagggcatcaccaccagcaagaagagcaacACAGCCAGCAATCAGCACGCAGCTCAGGTACTCGACCATCAGTGATGCGCCTAGCAAAAACACCACTCAAAGCACTGTGCCGCAGCGGAAGAAATCTACGCTGCGGTCGGCTTTGGGAAAGCTATTCGGCCgtggcaagaagaagcaaaatgTTCAGGACACCAGCCCTACGCCGATCCCGGAAGTTGAGCCTGTCAGCTCGATACAGCATAGAAGTGTATGTTAACCAGAAGCGAGAGTAATTTGGCCGTTTTTGGAGTGCTAACATGAAAAGTTGTAGGATCCAACTGCACTCGGCAGGCCAAATCACCCACCAGCAAAGCGCTCAGCTTCACTTCCCATCAGCGAGTTCGACCGGCCCCTGAGGTCTCATTCTATCGGCCCTGACGACATCATGGCCATTGAGAGCGCACGAAACTCGATGCAGTTggcaggagagggtggttCATCTGTTGCAAACCCGAATAATCGTCGCAGAGCTGCAACGACGACCAGTCGGATGATGTTCCAGCAGCGTTTGCGCAACCCAGAATGGGGAGCCGGTCTATCACCACGACCTGCGAGTGCTCAAGGACGGGGTGGAAGTAGCAAGGAGGAAAACCACGCCGTTACGCACGATCCGGATGAAATTGGGCGTGCCATCACCAGTGATAACGGCCACGGTCTGCGGCGGCGGTCTAGGAGCTTGTCTGGTCTTCAGGACTTTGCCAATGCCCGACCTGTGACGGCCCGGAGACGAAGTGATGAGATGCGTTTCTGGCGGCAGTCATACGACCCAACCGGTCTCATGTCACCATTATCATCCAATGCCCCTGACATTGACGACACAGGCGTGGTGGATGTCAGCGCTCCAGACAGCCCAGCAGTCGAAGTGCCACCAAAAACACCGCCGCAGCCCTTCAATTTTGGTCTGCTGTCCAAAGACATGCTCGGCATGAAGATAACCCATGCTGCCAACTTGGACACCCGAGTCGGAAACCTCGAGTCACGAACTCGCAAGCTGGAGAGGGTAGTCACCCAGCTCTGTCACGCCGTCCCCGGATTCAGAGGTCCCCTAGGCGAtaccactcccactcctgcAACGTCACAAAACGAACCCTTCCCAGTCCAAAAGAAGGTCTCGGTCCAGCAACCCCAATTCGGCTTTTCCACCTCGACGCCTCCACCAACGATACCAGCCATCTACAATCCCATTCCCCCAACGCCCGTccaaccaagcagcagctcccGCAAGTCACTAGAAACCGAAGACAGGGACACTCACTCCCTTTTATCCTTTGGCGAAGCACCCACCTTTATCGGCTCCCTCCACCCGCCGTCCTCGTCGGCAACCCAAGccgccccaccaccaccaccaccaccactaccaccaacccccatcccttcccGACCAACAGAAGAAACCGTTACGCAACTCAAAGCCGAACTAGCATCTGAGCGCGCCGCCCGCCAAGACCTCGAGTCTCAAGTGAGGAAACTTTCCGAACGGCTGAATACCCTGTCTTCGACTGTCTTCGCCATGGTGCGCAGCCCGTCCGAGTCACGGTCTCAGGAGCGGCTGATTGCGCCGGCTGCGTCGAGTAGTAGTTTGAGTACTGGGTCTccgttgctgttgccgaATAGTCTGAaggggacgacgacgacaagggCAAAGTCGCACGTTCCTGCTGTTACGCAGCAGGGGCAGGAGCAGTTGAGtgtttttgatgatgatgatgatgaggaggaggaggaggaggaggaggaggaaaaggactTTCAGACTCCGATGGAGGTGGTCAAGTACGGggcttttggggaggagttgaaggatcatggggttgttggggaagaagggggggatgaagatgggggtgggggtgggggcgggggaggggaggagaataagaggaggaaggcggcgaggacgtTGAGTTTGAGTCAGTTGactttggggaggggaggggggagggggcaggtTTGATAGGGCACCATGAGCGACATACGACGGCGGCACGACGATTGTTGAGTCATTTCTCGAGGACATTTTGTTTACATACCATCTACACCCTTCTCTGCATTTTGGCATAGCTGGCGGGcatttctttctttctttttcttcgcAGTGTGTTATTGTTTAAGGCATATATATCATCTTATATCTTTCTTACCGGGCGTGTTTTTGCTGtcatggggttgggggaagTTAATACTGGGTATCAAAGAAAGAGGTTTTgtagttttttttttttttttttttttgcgttGGGAGGATGTCTGCGTGTGTTTATGTATAACTAGATACCCCCGTTTCCGGATTTTGTATTTAGGATAGGGACAGAAGAGAGCTTTTCTGGTTGCTTGGGAATGTTGAATTGAGGTTTTATCCTGCACTTTTTCTTGCTCAACTTCTGTGCTGCGGTGTGGTGAAATGGTTCCCTGCCTAATTTGAAGATGCGTGAGGAGCTGATGTTGGGCAAGTGGAAGGAAGTGTAGGTCGTGcatctccaaccaacaaGTAAACCAGGGTTTTTAAAATGGTTTGAAGTTCTGCACATAATGAATAACTTATCATTACATACCCCAATACCCAAGCTacactctcacacacacactctcacacacacacactcacactcacacactcacactcacacacacacactcacacactcacactcacacacacacactcacacccTTCACcgcaaccaaccaccaaaactaaccctcatctccatccttttaaaaaaaaaccatTCAATCAAATGAAACAACTCAATCTTGGGGTATCATATTTATATTTCCGCTTCACTGTCTATCCCTGACTGAATTCCCTTATATactttccttccccttctcatacacacaacaaacaaacaaacataTCCATcccacaaacccctcccccccaccaccaccaccaccaccaccatcatcatcatcatcatcagtcCTCATTTTCCTTCcaaaccacacacacccaatGAATCAATCtattcctcccctcccttcccctccccatacATACCACCtaacctcaaccccccaacgCATTAAAATACTACAAAATAATACAATTCTTCTTGTTgaacccccaaaaccccatTCTTTTGATCGCCTGGCCTGCCCATCCACTGATAGAGAAGAAGATCGAAAAAACCGTAAACGCCTTGCTTGATTGAAAAACAACAGCACCATCCTAACGTGATGATGTGAATGCAGAAATGAAACGCTCTGGATGCTACTTCTTATTTTTTCGGGGGGTGAAATACGCGCAAAACCCACTCGATGGGGCGGTTGGCGGGTGGTGTGAACGGCGGAAAAAGACCAACCATCCGATGGTTGTCATGACCATTCGAAGTGCTGTGATCAAGTGTGTCCGCCTGCcaatccctcccctcaacaaaCAGCCTTACTCTCCCCGTCCCAACTCCTCTTGCTCCCAGACCCTTGCGCATTTCCCTTCCCCAAATAAGAGGTCAACAAGACcactctccccctccccacccactACCCACTAGTTCCTGCTTATCccgtcccccctcctcccaccagaAATCCCCATGCGTCGTCCTGCTCCTAaccagaaaagaaaaatcatcaacaacccccccaaaggCACTACCTCTGCCCCccagccggaggaggaggggaagccTGACTAGGCGTAGCCCTAACCTTCAACTTGATAacactcttcttcttcaccggcGGGGTCTCaacactcccactcccattCCCCGACGACGTCTTCGCAACAGGAGCGTGATGCTGCGGCGCCCCACTAGGCAAAGGCTTCCTCTGCTTCGGCGCAGCACTCAGCAATCCCGGCGTCCCCGTCCTCATCCCCGGGGCAGGACTAGCCCTCGACGAGCTCGTCGGCGCCGGGCTCCCCCTGCTCAGCAAAATCGGCGTCGACCCACGACCGCCCACCGTAGGGGTACGACCACGCACAGACGAGGACGAATGAGCAGAAGACGACATCTTATGAAGTCCGctaccacctccaccaccaccactgctgctgctgccaactCCACCTAGGATTGCAGGGCGCTTAGCCACGATcgttgaggagaaggacgaggCTGGTCCTGATcctgaggatgatggtttgttgttgttgttgttgttgttgttgttgttgttgttgttggccgcagccgcagccgcagccttGACTTCCCGCATTTGCCGTTTCGTCTTTTCGGGAAGTCGATCCCACTGTGTGAACGGAAGCGTGACGATTTTGCTTGGCTTGCCATTCTcggtcttgatcttctttGGTCGGACAAGGTCGTCGGCTTCGTCGctcttgcgcttcttggccGAAGGCTTGGGGCGCTTCTCGGCGGGAGGTTTGGCACCGTTTGTGGCTGGCTTTGGAGCAGCAGACGACggagcaggtggtggtgtggcatTCCTTGGGGTAGACgggttgccgaggagaacAGAAACACGCTGGACCGCGATAGAGTCGGAAACGACTGGGGCCGACGGGCGTGGTGTGGCTGGGGTATTAACCACTTGAGCCACAGCCGCACGAGGCATGACCGCAATAGAGTCGCTTGGTACGCTGGGCAGGGTGAGCGGACCCGGAGTACCAGGTCTACTAGCGGAAGGTCCACTGAAGGAAGGTTGTCTACTGACAAAGGCACCGCTGAAAGAAGGCTTCGTACTAAGTTTGATCTTCTTGGGTTCTGGTGGTTTGATGACTGGCtcgggtggcggaggaggtgggggttcAAGGACAAGCTTCTGTCGAGGCTCGGTGCGGTATTCGGTCGTGAAGCGAATGATGCATTGCTTCTTGGTGACCCGAGAGGGATCTGGTCGGCCATTAACCAACGGAGGAGCATTGATCTCGCGCGTAGCTTTCCAGACCTTGGGATACTTGAAAGTCAAAAGGAGGTTATCCTCCGGCTCGAACATGGCAAAGCAAAGATCTAGAAGGTTGAACTTCTCCTTGGCACTGATCCATGTAGAGTTGACAGCCTTCCAGACAACCAGCTGCAGGTCCTCGTTCCCCTTGAGTTCCTCTTTGAGAGCGGCGAGGGCATTCTGAATACTCTGGTTGCGGTTGGCATCAAGCTTTCTCTGCTGAATTTCGGTCTCGCCCTGCTCGATGACAAAACCGTCGTCCTCGACGATGGCCTGTTGTTGGTCGACCTGCTGGGCCTTGCTTTCACCGAGGGCAATGGCGGCCATGCCCTTGCAGAGAACCTTGAACAACCGGTCTCGGACAAACGGCGAGGGGTCTGTCGAGACGCTGGATAGCAACAGCTTCATTATGGCCGGTTTGGACAGCAGACCGAGCTCAACAAGGCACTCGAAAGCCTTGATGCGGACGAGGTCAATGTTGTCGTCTTGCAGATACTGAATGAACTCGAGCGGGGCGACCGGGATAACCTTGGCCTTCATGAGTCGCATCTTGCACTCCAGAGCGGCGGTCGTCCAGATGTTCTGATAGGATGAGGTCCACTCGTCCATACGGCGATACTTGTCGATTTCCTCAATCGTCTTCTCGATGAAGCGCTTGAACTCCGCGTCCGCTTCATCGTGAACGTTCAACGATGACAGCAGATCACGATCGCCATCGACCTTCTTAGGGATCAGGGACGTAGTCAGGGCTTGTAGTAGACACGCCACATAGGGAT is drawn from Podospora pseudocomata strain CBS 415.72m chromosome 1 map unlocalized CBS415.72m_1, whole genome shotgun sequence and contains these coding sequences:
- a CDS encoding uncharacterized protein (BUSCO:EOG092617S2; COG:L; EggNog:ENOG503NXAX), with the translated sequence MAIDIPTFASTQISLLAAELQAEVDETSMLVSLHSPTALQRAGVALTNLAVLSQRTGLGGKTVVEVGPDGAFSCSGDLPEHGIRSGDIVLLAEQPAASGKKREVKELERKGVKGVVTRVGRQGLGVAVEEDGEGEVVGGDRRVWIVKLADEVTWKRMNGTMEKMAKMAEGEYSYFMRVLFGLTTPSPVPEDLSKDEEVGEGKIKWFDTSLNESQKDAIRFALKSQEIALIHGPPGTGKTHTLIELILQLLALNPKSRILVCGPSNISVDNIVERLSPHKIPLIRLGHPARLLPSVLNHSLDVLTRTSEAGAIVKDVRAEMDAKQASIRKTRSGKERKAIYADLKELRKEYRQREKKCVSDLVAKSKVVLATLHGSGGYQLRDEKFDVVIIDEASQALEAQCWVALLSAKKAICAGDHLQLPPTIKSLNSSSKTSSTSGEKKTAKTKKDTAASSTPPTIPKGATLETTLFDRLLSLHGPKIKRMLTTQYRMHESIMRFPSDELYEGKLIAAEGVKARLLNQLPDVRDVDETREPLVFIDTQGGDFPEKTEDEEEEEKKKKGVTKRSLYGDSKRNEGEAMLVREHVRCLVEDGGVRAEDVAVVSPYNAQLALLAPLKEQYPGIELGSVDGFQGREKEAVIVTLVRSNSDGEVGFLAEKRRLNVAMTRPKRSLTVIGDSETVKKGSKFLKKWMEFLEENADLRYPDLASLTAAAAAAAKA
- a CDS encoding uncharacterized protein (EggNog:ENOG503P3MZ) gives rise to the protein MPSIFGRSGSSTPAGARAKTGKSIRGAIISAPIPIPSTVDDDEFPMRKPGSAKASTVTDEEFPIRRPGTGIATPLPLADEHSPSLDGKHERDHEKGSGDERDLPDEVVPVSSMLGGAVDKETGEIIPEAPSDPPPGPPSRLSTPAGAPPAPRTASTTPPNRTSPRGPSPQGISPSRVSPPRASPPARRATQPAISTQLRYSTISDAPSKNTTQSTVPQRKKSTLRSALGKLFGRGKKKQNVQDTSPTPIPEVEPVSSIQHRSDPTALGRPNHPPAKRSASLPISEFDRPLRSHSIGPDDIMAIESARNSMQLAGEGGSSVANPNNRRRAATTTSRMMFQQRLRNPEWGAGLSPRPASAQGRGGSSKEENHAVTHDPDEIGRAITSDNGHGLRRRSRSLSGLQDFANARPVTARRRSDEMRFWRQSYDPTGLMSPLSSNAPDIDDTGVVDVSAPDSPAVEVPPKTPPQPFNFGLLSKDMLGMKITHAANLDTRVGNLESRTRKLERVVTQLCHAVPGFRGPLGDTTPTPATSQNEPFPVQKKVSVQQPQFGFSTSTPPPTIPAIYNPIPPTPVQPSSSSRKSLETEDRDTHSLLSFGEAPTFIGSLHPPSSSATQAAPPPPPPPLPPTPIPSRPTEETVTQLKAELASERAARQDLESQVRKLSERLNTLSSTVFAMVRSPSESRSQERLIAPAASSSSLSTGSPLLLPNSLKGTTTTRAKSHVPAVTQQGQEQLSVFDDDDDEEEEEEEEEEKDFQTPMEVVKYGAFGEELKDHGVVGEEGGDEDGGGGGGGGGEENKRRKAARTLSLSQLTLGRGGGRGQV